A genomic stretch from Schaalia odontolytica includes:
- a CDS encoding EcsC family protein has product MNNTSEDTADDTTDVMRQRMSEDDRAQWDAIQEWKDKQLRPSKAGVIVQRIRSYVLAPLTLVMKAARRIPGGAALLDALESRVLGALGRATSAAESSVRRDRILKAYRKADNDVECLEDIRGLSLDQIRAVKPNLVVGYASITATEGAISGVLSSGGSVAALLGLGIASAPGVGITAGAISLDVITFLASSSRLVSHTAAYYGYDTQDPSEVLFSTMVLSQAISPANAGDELAMEKKTSMLAFNKVMSKLAKSGSMGTVGNNALSASVNSLFATLGARLVGLKMAQVVPIIGIIVGMVLNASLMRTIGVTADHLYRERLLIERYGQEDSASDLEEADDEEDLDAEVARYIELAKAENRG; this is encoded by the coding sequence ATGAACAATACCAGCGAGGATACTGCCGACGACACCACCGATGTCATGCGTCAGCGCATGAGCGAGGATGATCGCGCCCAGTGGGACGCCATCCAGGAGTGGAAGGACAAGCAACTTCGTCCCAGCAAAGCTGGCGTTATCGTGCAGCGTATCCGTTCATATGTGCTTGCGCCCCTGACGCTGGTTATGAAGGCAGCGCGTAGAATCCCCGGTGGTGCCGCCCTGCTCGATGCCCTGGAGTCTCGCGTTCTCGGTGCGCTTGGTCGCGCAACGTCTGCGGCAGAGTCCTCCGTGCGTCGTGACCGCATCCTGAAGGCGTATCGCAAGGCTGACAATGACGTTGAGTGTCTGGAGGACATTCGCGGGCTGAGCCTGGACCAGATCCGCGCAGTGAAGCCGAATCTTGTCGTGGGTTATGCGAGCATCACCGCCACCGAGGGGGCGATTAGCGGAGTGCTCTCGTCCGGAGGATCTGTGGCAGCTCTCCTCGGACTGGGTATCGCTTCCGCGCCCGGTGTCGGCATCACGGCCGGTGCCATCTCGCTGGATGTCATCACGTTCTTGGCGTCGTCGTCCCGCCTGGTGTCTCACACGGCCGCTTACTACGGGTATGACACTCAGGACCCATCTGAGGTGCTTTTCTCCACGATGGTCCTATCGCAGGCGATCTCTCCGGCAAATGCGGGCGATGAGCTCGCCATGGAGAAGAAAACCTCGATGCTTGCTTTCAATAAAGTGATGAGTAAGCTCGCCAAGAGTGGATCAATGGGCACCGTCGGGAACAACGCGCTGAGCGCGTCGGTAAATTCCTTGTTTGCGACGCTCGGAGCACGTCTTGTTGGCTTGAAAATGGCCCAGGTCGTGCCGATCATCGGCATCATCGTAGGGATGGTGCTCAACGCCTCCCTCATGCGCACCATCGGCGTGACCGCCGATCACCTTTACCGTGAACGTCTTCTCATCGAGCGATACGGACAGGAAGACTCCGCGTCCGATCTCGAAGAAGCCGACGACGAGGAGGATCTGGATGCGGAAGTCGCACGCTACATCGAGCTGGCCAAGGCAGAGAATCGCGGCTAG
- a CDS encoding GNAT family N-acetyltransferase → MLEPYLYRPERYPECLTVINRMLADSYQRVRHALVVEHEGRVVGTALMHDRKVGVVRSFLSGGYELYRYASPLLVKEFSDVVDYADQVTIDTGDFDWYLEVLSIDESMRGRGVGRWLVSQVLPDYVAKRAGRAYGFVTSTEKNARFYLNGGCELLDRFDVRMRQETCPIWSFQRRAKLL, encoded by the coding sequence ATGCTCGAGCCGTACCTCTACCGGCCGGAGCGTTACCCCGAATGTCTTACCGTGATCAATCGGATGCTGGCGGATTCGTACCAAAGGGTTCGCCACGCCCTCGTCGTTGAGCATGAGGGGCGAGTTGTGGGAACCGCCCTGATGCATGATCGCAAGGTTGGTGTTGTGCGCAGCTTCCTCAGCGGTGGGTACGAGCTCTATCGCTATGCGTCGCCCCTGCTCGTGAAGGAGTTCTCTGACGTCGTGGATTATGCCGATCAGGTGACGATTGACACGGGGGATTTCGATTGGTATCTCGAGGTGCTCTCGATTGATGAGAGCATGCGTGGGCGCGGTGTTGGTCGCTGGCTGGTCTCGCAGGTGCTTCCGGACTACGTGGCAAAGCGTGCGGGGCGGGCGTATGGATTTGTCACCTCCACCGAAAAGAATGCACGTTTCTACCTCAATGGTGGATGCGAGCTCCTCGATCGTTTCGACGTGCGTATGCGCCAAGAGACCTGTCCGATCTGGTCTTTCCAGAGGCGCGCGAAACTCCTCTGA